The Eublepharis macularius isolate TG4126 chromosome 8, MPM_Emac_v1.0, whole genome shotgun sequence genome contains a region encoding:
- the TMEM171 gene encoding transmembrane protein 171, translating to MYPVPGSMNGMEGNNRHPRKLISFLFVFGISLLCAGFLLSMFVLQTCPSGAFGDCKAALKIIGPLLAVVGLVCIILAQSKAKGYLREVQLQDDQVYGFVFCRGNCQFAQFLVFGFLFLTSGMLISVLGIWIPGCSPGWHYQPFNHSSTSDIEFQDCGFLSVQTMGPLIVLIGLCFFVIAHIKKKQNINLVQESSVNEEEHLSPESFQVTVGDTVMVFPPPPPPYFADCSLQTMTPSLVNSDLHVGGNPSPYCSTFTHQTQTTGISGSVTCRENELLHTISRSDSPSETLSILYLDSEPSQKFKAKEAAVNNESVLYSSPSLSYMSLSSSESSLERIIS from the exons atgtaTCCTGTTCCTGGTTCCATGAATGGAATGGAAGGAAATAATAGACATCCTAGGAAacttatttctttcctttttgtttttggcATTTCATTGTTATGTGCTGGATTCCTGCTTTCAATGTTTGTTTTGCAGACATGTCCAAGTGGAGCTTTTGGGGACTGTAAAGCAGCCCTTAAAATCATTGGGCCTCTGCTTGCTGTGGTTGGTCTAGTGTGTATAATTCTGGCACAGTCGAAGGCTAAAGGCTACCTTAGAGAGGTGCAGTTACAAGATGATCAGGTGTATGGTTTTGTGTTTTGCCGCGGAAACTGCCAGTTTGCCCAGTTCCTTGTctttggctttttatttttaaccagtGGGATGCTTATTAGTGTCCTGGGTATTTGGATTCCAGGATGTAGTCCTGGGTGGCACtaccaaccatttaaccacagcagtacATCTGATATTGAATTCCAAGACTGTGGATTTCTCTCTGTTCAAACCATGGGTCCTTTGATTGTGCTTATTGGATTATGTTTCTTTGTGATAGCTcacataaaaaagaaacaaaatataaatcTTGTCCAAGAATCTTCTGTAAATGAAGAAGAGCACCTGAGCCCTGAATCATTTCAAGTTACAGTAG GTGATACTGTCATGGTGTtcccacctccaccaccaccttattTTGCTGACTGTTCCCTGCAAACAATGACTCCTAGCCTTGTAAACAGTGACTTGCATGTAGGGGGAAATCCTTCACCATACTGCAGCACTTTTACTCACCA AACACAGACTACTGGTATATCAGGCTCAGTTACTTGCAGAGAGAATGAGCTGCTGCATACAATATCAAGAAGTGATTCACCCTCTGAAACGTTATCCATTCTTTATCTTGACTCTGAACCATCTCAGAAATTCAAGGCAAAAGAAGCAGCTGTGAATAATGAAAGTGTTTTGTAttcttctccctctctgtctTATATGTCTCTGTCTTCTTCTGAGTCTTCTCTTGAAAGAATTATCAGCTAA
- the TMEM174 gene encoding transmembrane protein 174 isoform X2 — translation MERNGNPVEDYSLNVFSVTPHQSNRSEVQVSDDDKAGATLLFSGVFLGLVGITFTVMGWVKYEGVSYFEWTQLLGPILLSVGVTFLLIAVCKFKMLTCKPCSEKEERTSDMDQTPCGQSFVFTGISQPITFHGATVVQYIPSHRAQDSLGINSANFYQVCSDHGLPPSSRSIIPGPSSPQYYNVYPLDNFAFSADESLSAYPAVDTRRESQNIR, via the exons ATGGAGCGGAATGGTAACCCAGTTGAAGACTACTCCCTCAATGTCTTTTCTGTCACTCCACATCAGTCAAACCGCTCTGAAGTCCAGGTGTCTGATGATGACAAAGCTGGTGCCACTTTACTCTTCTCTGGGGTCTTTTTGGGGCTAGTAGGAATTACTTTCACCGTGATGGGATGGGTGAAATATGAAGGTGTTTCTTATTTTGAATGGACTCAGTTGCTAGGGCCAATTCTGCTTTCAGTTGGTGTGACTTTCTTGCTGATTGCAGTGTGCAAATTTAAAATGCTCACCTGCAAACCTTGCAGtgagaaggaagaaagaacaTCAGACATGGACCAGACTCCTTGTGGACAGTCCTTTGTTTTCACTGGAATTAGCCAGCCTATAACTTTCCATGGGGCTACAGTGGTGCAATATATCCCTTCTCATCGAGCCCAGGACAGTCTTGGTATAAATTCTGCAAATTTCTACCAGGTTTGCAGTGATCATGGACTTCCTCCATCTTCCAGATCAATCATTCCTGGTCCCAGCTCTCCCCAGTATTATAATGTCTACCCTTTGGATAACTTTGCCTTTTCTGCGGATGAGAGCCTCTCCGCTTATCCTGCAGTGGACACTAGAAGGGAAAG TCAGAACATCAGAtga